In Cucurbita pepo subsp. pepo cultivar mu-cu-16 chromosome LG04, ASM280686v2, whole genome shotgun sequence, the following are encoded in one genomic region:
- the LOC111792688 gene encoding protein EXORDIUM-like 2, which produces MAVCCGGHSHIVSAFFGVVAISLLLLLPLPQAQAQAQAADPNAITKSNPLVSHGGQMLKGNINLALVFYGQFGRIQKNTLRSFLGSLNTNGRVGVGGAPQVSSWWRMLSSYNPTAGNVNVKVVKQYVDPQYSLGKIMTKDFIKIHVEKAVGEFPGAVTVIVAARDVTVDGLCMGKCAEHGVIDGAPYVIIGNPMTECPGACAWPFHKSDYGPAGAVLKPPSGDIATDAMVISLASGLASVVTNPFSTGFFQLGQKASVIEASTACPGMFGSGASPGNTGKVLVDPLNGGAYNVVGLRGKKFLLPALWNPKTASCWTVM; this is translated from the coding sequence ATGGCGGTGTGTTGTGGTGGGCATAGCCATATTGTAAGTGCATTCTTTGGGGTAGTAGCCATCTCCCTTCTCCTTCTACTGCCTCTCCCTCAGGCTCAGGCTCAGGCTCAGGCGGCTGATCCCAACGCCATAACAAAATCCAACCCATTGGTTAGCCATGGCGGCCAAATGCTGAAGGGAAATATTAACCTTGCGCTCGTGTTCTACGGTCAGTTCGGGCGCATACAGAAGAACACACTCAGGTCTTTCTTGGGGTCCTTGAACACCAATGGCCGAGTCGGGGTCGGGGGTGCCCCACAGGTATCCTCCTGGTGGCGCATGCTCAGCTCTTATAACCCCACCGCTGGGAATGTTAATGTGAAGGTGGTCAAACAATACGTGGATCCCCAGTACTCTCTTGGAAAAATTATGACCAAGGATTTCATCAAGATTCACGTGGAGAAGGCTGTGGGTGAGTTCCCTGGTGCGGTCACCGTTATTGTTGCGGCTAGGGACGTGACCGTGGACGGTCTGTGCATGGGGAAGTGTGCAGAGCATGGAGTTATTGACGGGGCGCCCTACGTGATTATTGGGAACCCTATGACCGAGTGCCCAGGAGCATGTGCATGGCCTTTCCACAAGTCTGACTACGGCCCAGCCGGCGCTGTTCTGAAGCCACCAAGCGGGGACATCGCGACCGACGCTATGGTCATATCACTGGCCTCGGGGTTGGCCTCGGTGGTAACCAACCCGTTCAGCACTGGGTTCTTCCAGCTGGGGCAGAAGGCGAGCGTGATTGAAGCCTCCACCGCTTGCCCTGGGATGTTCGGCAGTGGAGCCTCCCCTGGGAACACTGGGAAGGTGTTAGTTGACCCTCTCAACGGAGGCGCTTACAATGTGGTTGGGTTAAGGGGCAAGAAGTTCCTTCTTCCTGCTCTTTGGAACCCCAAGACGGCGTCGTGCTGGACTGTCATGTGA